From one Lycium ferocissimum isolate CSIRO_LF1 chromosome 7, AGI_CSIRO_Lferr_CH_V1, whole genome shotgun sequence genomic stretch:
- the LOC132063903 gene encoding aquaporin PIP1-1: MEGKEEDVKLGANRYSERQPLGTSAQSKDYKEPPPAPLFEPGELHSWSFWRAGIAEFMATFLFLYITVLTVMGYSRANSKCSTVGVQGIAWSFGGMIFALVYCTAGISGGHINPAVTFGLFLARKLSLTRAVFYIVMQCLGAICGAGVVKGFQPSLYEIQGGGANVVSHGYTKGDGLGAEIIGTFVLVYTVFSATDAKRNARDSHVPILAPLPIGFAVFLVHLATIPITGTGINPARSLGAAIIYNREHAWDDHWIFWVGPFVGAALAALYHQVIIRAIPFKSEN, from the exons ATGGAAGGGAAAGAAGAGGATGTTAAGCTTGGTGCAAACAGGTATTCAGAAAGGCAACCATTAGGGACCTCAGCACAAAGCAAGGACTACAAAGAGCCACCACCAGCACCATTATTTGAGCCTGGTGAACTGCATTCTTGGTCCTTTTGGAGAGCTGGTATTGCAGAATTCATGGCTACTTTCTTGTTCCTTTATATCACTGTTTTAACTGTGATGGGTTACTCAAGGGCTAATAGCAAATGTAGTACTGTTGGTGTTCAAGGTATTGCTTGGTCTTTTGGTGGTATGATTTTTGCACTTGTTTACTGCACTGCTGGTATCTCAG GTGGACACATTAACCCTGCTGTGACATTTGGTCTGTTTCTGGCAAGAAAATTGTCCCTAACCAGGGCAGTGTTCTACATTGTGATGCAATGCCTTGGTGCAATTTGTGGTGCCGGTGTTGTCAAAGGGTTCCAACCATCTTTGTATGAGATTCAGGGTGGAGGTGCCAATGTTGTGAGCCATGGTTACACCAAGGGAGATGGACTTGGTGCTGAGATTATTGGCACGTTTGTTCTTGTCTACACAGTCTTCTCTGCTACTGATGCCAAGAGAAATGCCAGAGACTCCCATGTCCCT ATTTTGGCTCCTCTCCCAATTGGATTTGCAGTGTTCTTGGTTCATTTGGCCACCATCCCTATCACAGGCACTGGCATTAACCCTGCTAGAAGCCTAGGTGCTGCCATTATCTACAACAGAGAACATGCATGGGATGACCAT TGGATTTTCTGGGTGGGACCATTCGTTGGAGCTGCACTTGCTGCCTTGTATCATCAAGTTATCATAAGAGCCATTCCATTCAAGAGTGAAAACTGA